The following nucleotide sequence is from Aggregicoccus sp. 17bor-14.
GCTCGCCCTCGGCGAGCTTGAACTGGTGCGCGTGCGAGACGTCCTTCGCGCCGTCGGGCTTGGTGCCCGGGCAGATGGCGGTGGTGCTCACGTACATGGAGAGCGAGCCCTCCTTGCAGCTCTGCTTCACGTCCGTCAGCGTCGCCGCGCCGGCGAGGATGTGGTCCCAGGTGGCGCCGGTGGTGCGGGTGGAGACCAGGCGCTCCTTGGCGCCGGGCGCGCTGTTGCCGCCGGAGGAGCCGCCGCCCGTGGCGCAGCCGGCGCCGAGCAGCAGGGTGCAGCCCAACAGCATCGAAGAGAGCTTCCGCATCGTGAGGTGTCCTTGAGGGGGTTGTGTGCGCGCGCGAGGGGCGCGCGAGCGCTCCTTCTAGCCGGATGCAGGCGCGCAGGGGAGCAATCCCGTACGCCGCGCCGCGTCGCCATTCTCCCGCGCGGGTCACCGGAGCGTGTAGGGTGCGCCCTCGCCCATGAACTTCACGCTCGTTGCACTCGGCCTGGTCAAGGTGGCCTTCGGCGGTGCGGTCGCCGCGGTCGGCATCCTGCTCGCGTTCCGCGGCCTCAACCGCATCCTCGGCACGGACCCGGTGGGTGACCTGCGCTCGGGCAACACGGCCGCGGGGCTGGTGCACGCGGCGAGCCTGCTCGCGCTGGGGCTCCTGGTGCACAACGCCGTGCAGGCCACCTTCGACGCGGTGGACCTGACCTTCCGCGCGCCGCCCCTGCCCTGGGGGCAGGTGCCGCGGCTCTTCCTCTTCGCGCTGCTGCACGTGACGGTGTCCCTGGGCGTGGGCACGGGCGTGCTGGGCGCGGGCGTGCTGCTCTTCGACCGGATGACGCCGGGCCTGGACGAGCTCGCCGAGGTGCGCCGCGGCAACGTCGCATGCGCGCTGCTGCTCTCGGCCATCCTCGTGGTGCTCGCGCTGCTCACCGGCCCCGGCCTGCAGGCGGCGCTGGACGGCCTCATCCCCTTCCCGCACCTGCCGCCCAACACCTACGTCTCGCCCCGGTGAAGCTGCTGCTCCAGTGGGCCCTGGGCCTGTGCGCGCTCGCCGCGCTCCTGTTCTGCCTCCTGGCGGGGACCTTCAACTGGGATGCGCTGCGCGTGGCGCTGTGGCCCCTGCCGCTGCCTGAGCCCGCCCCGGCTCCGACGACGAACCTGGGCGTGGTGCTGCTGCCTCCCCAGACGCCGCCCGAGGCCGCGCGCCACTACGACTGGCGCGCCGCGGCGCTGCGCCCCTCGGACTACCAGGTGGGCTACGGCTTGAGCGCCGCCATGGCGCAGCACTACGCGCGCGGGCTGCAGGACTACGCCGCCGAGCTGCACTACCGAAGCCTCGCCGAGGACCGCTTCAGCTTCCGCGCGCCGCCCGGCTGCGAGCGCCTGCCGATGGCCTGCGTGTACCAGGAGCTGATGCGCAGCAACGCGAAGGCGGTGCACGCGCTGGGGGAGCGCTTCGCCGCGCGCGTGCGCTCCGAACACCTGAGCGCGCCCGAGGCCGCCGAGCTCGTCATCACCTTCGTGCAGCGCATCCACTACGACGTGCCGCGCGAGCAGCCCTTCGGCGTGCTGCCGCCCGCGCTGGTGCCCGCGCAGGACCGCGGCGACTGCGACTCCAAGGCGCTGCTCGCCGCCATGCTGCTGCGCCAGCTGGGCATCGACGCGGTGGTGCTCTCCAGCGAGCAGCTGGGGCACGCCGCCGTGGGGGTGGGGCTGCCCGGCCCGGGCACGCAGCTCGAGCTCGCCGGGCGCCGCTACCGCTACGCCGAGGTCACCGCGGAGGGCTGGCCCATCGGGATGGTGCCGCCCAAGTACGACCTGCCGCGGCTGTGGACGCCGATGCCGGTGGACCCGCGCGTGAGCCCCCTGGGGGCCTCGCCGGGCGAGTCCGCGCAGGACGCGGCCGACCGGCTCGCGCCTTGAGGTAGACAAAGGTGCGACACGGGTTTTTCTTGTCCCGCAAAGCAGGCGAGCCCTAGCTTGCCCGCCCAT
It contains:
- a CDS encoding DUF350 domain-containing protein, translating into MNFTLVALGLVKVAFGGAVAAVGILLAFRGLNRILGTDPVGDLRSGNTAAGLVHAASLLALGLLVHNAVQATFDAVDLTFRAPPLPWGQVPRLFLFALLHVTVSLGVGTGVLGAGVLLFDRMTPGLDELAEVRRGNVACALLLSAILVVLALLTGPGLQAALDGLIPFPHLPPNTYVSPR
- a CDS encoding transglutaminase domain-containing protein; amino-acid sequence: MKLLLQWALGLCALAALLFCLLAGTFNWDALRVALWPLPLPEPAPAPTTNLGVVLLPPQTPPEAARHYDWRAAALRPSDYQVGYGLSAAMAQHYARGLQDYAAELHYRSLAEDRFSFRAPPGCERLPMACVYQELMRSNAKAVHALGERFAARVRSEHLSAPEAAELVITFVQRIHYDVPREQPFGVLPPALVPAQDRGDCDSKALLAAMLLRQLGIDAVVLSSEQLGHAAVGVGLPGPGTQLELAGRRYRYAEVTAEGWPIGMVPPKYDLPRLWTPMPVDPRVSPLGASPGESAQDAADRLAP